Proteins encoded by one window of Cylindrospermum stagnale PCC 7417:
- a CDS encoding phosphoketolase: protein MTAISAKASSALPDFCEGIQYFGEALPDFKIYGANPAIESGKVAIASPTDPAAVYQTVLAADALRYLTLQVTASKASGHPGGFASQAEAYASLVMLGYKNIITEVGHHAPGFYSAMFLDCSLEDMGILTVQQLRDRFREKHGLLGHLSGYIPGILAPAGPLGQGQHFAMSAALLHQDKLFPFTVGDGGLGEPYIVSAIAHFHTAYPSVTNFLPVLVWNGYSQEHHSMVSLKTNEQMTAYWKGNGFDEVILVDAKEFDDQDQPGDYVDSTVFSFEKRLEFTKAILVGVDKAARSALSGQLTVFIIKQLKGAGVHAKGAKSHNLYPKDTLDAPHIVSALQTRALSAEAWQIVRTNAERAGGGPAAKTVVTEFEFPLPELGELPLEEYPVGPIPHVSTTAMGRLVGIVGKKDENFLVTNADGNEASGIANINQALKIIHPTIDDLYNQAPGGQVYEPLSEDACAGLAAGLSLMGARTLWCSYESFAINGLPIWQTVTQSMAELRRPTPSTITLYTAGALEQGRNGWTHQRPEIEAYFAALMRNGNVFPLFPPDANSIQVCYDWALKTKNKGIVITASKSPLPIRTTFAQTHKGLRDGAVLLHEVAGKKKVVLAVIGDLTLIPAFEAASFLEAEGIGVKIVSIINPRRLYRPDDTAWETCSEPDGGFLSDADFEQLFGGDALIGVTGGAAAMLEPIMLRSNSKRDTFAWKRGETTASAGELMAFNGLTADALTKRAIELVH, encoded by the coding sequence ATGACAGCAATCAGCGCTAAGGCGTCTTCAGCACTTCCCGATTTTTGCGAAGGAATTCAATATTTTGGGGAAGCATTACCTGATTTTAAAATTTATGGTGCAAATCCTGCTATTGAGTCGGGGAAAGTGGCGATCGCATCCCCCACAGATCCAGCAGCCGTTTATCAAACTGTACTCGCTGCCGATGCCCTGCGCTACCTAACGCTACAAGTTACTGCTAGTAAGGCTTCTGGACATCCTGGCGGTTTCGCTAGCCAAGCAGAAGCTTATGCCTCTCTGGTGATGCTGGGATATAAAAACATTATCACGGAAGTTGGACACCACGCCCCCGGTTTTTATAGTGCGATGTTCCTAGATTGTTCTTTGGAGGATATGGGAATTCTGACAGTCCAACAATTGCGCGATCGCTTCCGAGAAAAACACGGTTTGTTAGGGCATCTCTCCGGTTATATCCCCGGCATCTTAGCACCTGCGGGGCCTTTGGGACAAGGACAGCACTTTGCCATGTCTGCTGCACTGCTGCATCAAGATAAGCTGTTTCCCTTCACCGTTGGGGATGGTGGATTGGGTGAACCTTATATCGTGAGTGCGATCGCCCATTTCCATACAGCTTACCCCAGCGTCACCAACTTTTTACCAGTGCTGGTATGGAACGGTTACAGCCAAGAACACCACAGCATGGTATCTCTGAAAACCAACGAACAGATGACAGCCTACTGGAAAGGTAACGGTTTTGACGAAGTTATCTTAGTGGATGCCAAAGAATTTGACGATCAAGATCAACCAGGAGATTACGTTGATAGTACCGTCTTTTCCTTCGAGAAACGCCTAGAATTTACCAAAGCAATACTTGTCGGTGTAGATAAAGCTGCGCGATCGGCACTCAGCGGCCAACTTACCGTATTTATTATTAAACAACTCAAAGGTGCAGGCGTCCACGCTAAAGGTGCAAAATCTCACAACCTTTACCCTAAAGATACCCTCGATGCTCCCCATATCGTCAGTGCTTTGCAAACCCGTGCTTTATCAGCAGAAGCTTGGCAAATAGTGCGAACAAATGCCGAACGTGCCGGCGGTGGACCAGCAGCAAAAACAGTAGTAACAGAATTTGAATTCCCATTACCAGAATTAGGGGAATTGCCATTAGAAGAATATCCCGTTGGGCCTATACCCCATGTTTCCACAACAGCAATGGGAAGATTAGTGGGAATAGTTGGTAAGAAAGATGAAAATTTCCTCGTCACCAACGCCGACGGTAACGAAGCATCAGGAATTGCCAACATTAACCAAGCATTAAAGATTATCCACCCGACAATCGACGACTTATATAACCAAGCACCAGGGGGACAAGTTTATGAACCTTTAAGCGAAGATGCTTGTGCAGGTTTAGCTGCTGGTTTATCCTTAATGGGTGCGAGAACATTATGGTGTTCTTATGAATCTTTTGCCATCAACGGTTTACCAATTTGGCAAACAGTCACCCAATCAATGGCAGAATTGCGCCGTCCAACTCCCTCAACTATTACATTATATACAGCAGGGGCATTAGAGCAAGGGCGTAACGGTTGGACTCACCAAAGACCAGAAATTGAAGCTTATTTTGCAGCGTTGATGCGAAATGGAAATGTCTTCCCATTATTCCCTCCTGATGCTAACAGTATTCAAGTCTGTTATGACTGGGCATTGAAAACTAAGAATAAGGGAATTGTGATTACTGCAAGTAAGTCACCTCTGCCAATTCGCACAACTTTTGCCCAAACTCATAAAGGCTTGCGTGATGGTGCAGTGCTATTGCATGAAGTCGCTGGTAAGAAGAAGGTTGTGTTGGCGGTAATTGGTGATTTAACACTGATTCCCGCATTTGAAGCTGCTTCTTTCTTAGAAGCTGAAGGTATTGGTGTGAAGATTGTTTCGATCATCAATCCTCGCCGGTTGTATCGTCCTGATGATACCGCATGGGAAACTTGTTCTGAACCAGACGGCGGTTTCTTGAGTGATGCCGATTTTGAGCAATTGTTTGGTGGAGATGCCTTAATTGGTGTTACAGGTGGTGCTGCGGCGATGTTAGAACCAATCATGTTACGCAGTAATAGCAAGCGCGATACCTTCGCTTGGAAACGCGGTGAAACTACCGCCAGTGCTGGGGAACTCATGGCCTTCAATGGTTTGACGGCTGATGCGTTGACTAAGCGGGCTATTGAGTTGGTGCATTAA